In one Arthrobacter jinronghuae genomic region, the following are encoded:
- the ssd gene encoding septum site-determining protein Ssd, which translates to MDMERGAPGAARVRTRRLPETGSGRRLLGTAGGDAVVAVLVAEDQALQDEVARVAAAAGVEIPVASGIPEALALMPDLLLLGSGHLRFLAEQGGPWRVLAAAGAVQAGTGKPEVIVVSLAEDTTVWDAAAGSSAGRVAVLPAAAGWLAGFLGRRRSLSGGTVLGVLGGGGAGASTMACWLSANAAETGQSVLLMEGDAWGTGLEWALGAAELEGIRWPDLEGLSGSLNPVQLAAGLPALAGFSLLGRGAGIPPADEAVAAAVVEAARSGYQLTVVDLGRTVGAASLLRFCDQVLLVVPGRTGGVLGAQALLAYLGEVPAHVVVRGPLGNGLDEVLVAEALGLPLSGYLPFQRGTGREYGQVLAGAGRPRVRRVSQRILATVLPRPVGAAS; encoded by the coding sequence ATGGACATGGAACGAGGTGCGCCGGGCGCCGCACGGGTACGCACCCGGCGGCTGCCGGAAACCGGGTCGGGCCGACGGCTGCTGGGCACAGCGGGCGGGGACGCCGTCGTCGCTGTGCTGGTGGCGGAGGATCAGGCCCTTCAGGACGAAGTGGCCCGGGTCGCTGCAGCTGCCGGTGTGGAAATTCCCGTGGCTTCGGGCATCCCAGAGGCCCTGGCTTTAATGCCGGACTTGCTGCTGCTGGGCAGCGGGCACCTTCGGTTCCTGGCCGAACAGGGAGGACCGTGGCGTGTGCTCGCTGCCGCGGGAGCCGTTCAGGCCGGAACGGGGAAACCCGAGGTCATTGTGGTCAGCCTGGCGGAGGACACCACCGTCTGGGACGCAGCTGCGGGAAGTTCCGCAGGCCGGGTCGCGGTCCTCCCCGCAGCAGCCGGCTGGCTCGCCGGCTTTCTGGGCAGGCGGCGGAGCCTCTCCGGAGGTACGGTCCTGGGCGTCTTGGGTGGAGGCGGAGCCGGTGCCTCCACCATGGCCTGCTGGTTGAGCGCCAATGCCGCTGAGACGGGCCAATCGGTGCTGTTGATGGAAGGAGATGCCTGGGGAACCGGCTTGGAGTGGGCCCTGGGTGCTGCCGAGCTGGAGGGCATCCGGTGGCCGGACTTGGAGGGGCTGAGCGGCAGCCTGAATCCCGTACAGCTCGCGGCCGGGCTGCCGGCGCTCGCAGGCTTTTCACTTCTGGGCAGGGGGGCAGGGATACCTCCGGCTGATGAGGCAGTTGCCGCGGCAGTTGTGGAGGCAGCGCGGAGCGGATATCAGCTGACCGTTGTTGATTTAGGCCGGACCGTCGGGGCAGCGTCGCTGCTGCGTTTCTGTGACCAGGTGCTCTTGGTGGTCCCGGGCCGGACCGGCGGCGTCCTGGGGGCGCAGGCGTTGCTGGCTTACCTCGGGGAGGTGCCGGCCCACGTAGTGGTGCGCGGACCCCTCGGGAACGGATTGGACGAAGTCCTGGTGGCCGAAGCCCTGGGGTTGCCGCTGTCCGGTTACCTGCCCTTCCAGCGGGGAACCGGCCGGGAATACGGCCAGGTGCTGGCGGGTGCGGGACGGCCGCGGGTCAGGCGCGTGTCACAGCGGATTCTGGCGACGGTGTTGCCCCGGCCGGTTGGAGCGGCGTCGTGA
- a CDS encoding TadA family conjugal transfer-associated ATPase, with translation MSGAGSGGVHRQRLGQPIGPDPLLARVRDRMLARSEPVTGARLAAAVQASGQLLGSEGTLHAVDRMRAELQGLGPLQPLALLPGVSDILVNGPDRVWVDAGRGLELTAIRFASDSEVQALATRLVAAGGRRLDDSCPCVDVQLQGYRVHAVLRPVSTGSTLLSVRIHRNRSFTLAELTRGGTLDPQCEALLRTIVRRRLNFLVSGATGTGKTTLLSTLLSLSGPQERLVLVEDAAELEPDHPHVVGLQSRHGNVEGSGVLDQAELVRQALRMRPDRLVVGECRGAEVRELLAALNTGHDGAGGTIHANSAAGVPARLAALGALAGMAPEAVALQAAAALDVVVHLHRSAGTRTISEIAVLVIADGKLTAVPALVLSGGEYRRGSGWAELERRLEVRAAADNGAGSAPAGS, from the coding sequence ATGTCCGGTGCCGGAAGCGGCGGAGTGCACCGCCAACGGCTGGGTCAGCCGATTGGGCCGGATCCGCTGTTGGCCCGGGTGCGGGACCGGATGCTGGCGCGCTCCGAACCGGTGACAGGAGCACGGCTGGCGGCGGCGGTGCAGGCCAGCGGGCAGTTGCTCGGTTCGGAGGGGACACTGCACGCGGTGGACCGCATGCGTGCCGAGCTGCAGGGCCTGGGGCCGCTGCAGCCGCTGGCATTGCTTCCCGGCGTCAGCGACATCTTGGTGAACGGTCCGGACCGGGTCTGGGTAGATGCCGGCCGCGGTTTGGAACTGACAGCCATCCGGTTTGCCTCCGACTCGGAGGTGCAGGCCCTTGCCACCCGCCTGGTGGCGGCCGGGGGCAGGCGGCTGGACGATTCCTGTCCCTGCGTTGATGTCCAGCTGCAGGGTTACCGCGTGCATGCAGTGCTCCGCCCGGTCTCCACCGGGTCTACGCTCCTGTCGGTCCGCATTCACCGGAACAGGTCCTTCACCCTTGCGGAACTGACACGCGGCGGAACCCTGGACCCGCAGTGTGAAGCCCTGCTCCGAACCATTGTCCGCCGACGCCTGAACTTCCTCGTCAGCGGAGCCACCGGCACCGGGAAAACGACGCTTCTCTCCACGCTGCTTTCCCTCAGCGGACCGCAGGAACGGCTGGTGCTGGTGGAAGACGCCGCGGAACTGGAACCGGACCATCCTCATGTGGTGGGCCTGCAGAGCCGGCACGGAAACGTGGAGGGCAGCGGGGTGCTGGATCAAGCCGAACTGGTGCGGCAGGCCCTGCGCATGCGGCCGGACCGCCTGGTGGTGGGTGAGTGCCGGGGAGCCGAGGTCCGGGAACTTCTGGCAGCGCTGAACACCGGCCATGACGGAGCCGGCGGAACCATTCACGCCAACTCGGCCGCGGGGGTGCCGGCCCGGTTGGCGGCGTTAGGCGCACTTGCGGGCATGGCGCCCGAAGCAGTGGCGCTGCAGGCGGCAGCAGCACTGGACGTGGTGGTCCATCTGCACCGGTCCGCCGGCACCCGCACCATTTCGGAGATCGCGGTCCTGGTGATCGCCGACGGGAAACTGACTGCCGTTCCTGCGTTGGTCCTCAGCGGAGGGGAATACCGGCGCGGCAGCGGGTGGGCGGAGCTCGAACGGCGGCTGGAGGTACGGGCAGCCGCTGACAACGGTGCCGGATCAGCGCCGGCGGGCAGTTAG
- a CDS encoding type II secretion system F family protein produces the protein MAGLTVAVLLAVASALTIGFPPLRPPVAGRLAARRTEGQLLRRHRRNRRHRPPGLDGDAPALLVRELAGLLAAGRSAHRIWADAATLYEAPGPAETSVHPFFPVLQSAAASAALGLSPVPVLAAAEHPDGGETDPALQQLWSGLAVCLRVSERSGAPLAAVLSRYAGQLEAARDAASDREAAMAGPRATVRLLTWLPGGGIFLGYLLGGNPLQILTATPLGWLAAAAGTGFWLAGRFWSSRLVRNAQTPIQGNYG, from the coding sequence GTGGCAGGGCTGACCGTCGCAGTGCTCCTTGCCGTGGCATCGGCCCTGACAATCGGGTTTCCGCCGCTCCGGCCGCCGGTTGCCGGCCGCCTGGCTGCACGCAGAACGGAAGGCCAGCTTCTCCGACGGCACCGTCGGAATCGTCGGCACCGTCCCCCGGGGCTCGACGGTGATGCCCCGGCGCTGCTCGTGCGGGAACTGGCGGGGCTGCTGGCAGCGGGACGCTCGGCCCATCGGATCTGGGCGGACGCAGCCACACTGTATGAAGCGCCGGGTCCGGCGGAGACCTCCGTTCACCCCTTTTTCCCGGTGCTGCAGTCGGCCGCGGCGTCGGCAGCGTTGGGCCTTAGCCCGGTGCCGGTGCTTGCCGCCGCGGAGCATCCGGACGGCGGGGAAACGGATCCGGCGCTGCAGCAGCTGTGGTCCGGTTTGGCTGTCTGCCTGCGGGTATCGGAGCGGAGCGGCGCCCCGCTGGCCGCTGTGCTCAGCCGGTATGCCGGACAACTGGAAGCTGCCCGTGACGCCGCCTCGGACCGGGAGGCGGCAATGGCCGGCCCGCGGGCCACCGTGCGGCTCCTGACCTGGCTGCCGGGCGGCGGGATATTCCTGGGCTACCTGCTGGGCGGTAACCCGCTGCAGATCCTGACCGCGACACCGTTGGGGTGGCTCGCGGCTGCAGCCGGAACCGGGTTCTGGCTGGCAGGGCGTTTTTGGTCTTCACGGCTGGTGCGGAACGCCCAGACTCCGATTCAGGGCAATTACGGATGA
- a CDS encoding type II secretion system F family protein, producing MTGLLVFAFLSTAALLLTGAGGHPRQQHLRQHLRQRSVPRPEGSTGDPALMLDLIAAMLEAGQPLPSALAILRDGVDPATSRDLDRLLQALDLGIPWDASWQLSAGSASTGTQPSGAEQISRVGRVPTGQVSALAALGPALRFTAVTGAPSAAVLHSQADALRRRRQTESRRRAAALGVRLVMPLGLCSLPAFVALTVVPLLMSLLPGWT from the coding sequence ATGACCGGATTGCTGGTGTTCGCTTTCCTCTCGACGGCTGCCCTGCTCCTGACCGGAGCCGGCGGGCATCCGCGGCAGCAGCACCTCCGGCAGCATCTCCGACAGAGGAGCGTGCCCCGGCCGGAGGGCAGCACCGGCGACCCCGCGCTGATGCTGGACCTGATTGCGGCAATGTTGGAAGCAGGACAACCGCTGCCCTCGGCGTTGGCCATCCTGCGCGACGGTGTGGACCCGGCTACGTCCCGGGACCTCGACCGGCTCCTGCAGGCGCTGGACCTCGGAATTCCCTGGGATGCCTCGTGGCAGTTGTCCGCCGGTTCCGCTTCCACCGGAACGCAGCCATCGGGTGCAGAACAGATATCCCGTGTCGGCAGGGTACCAACCGGACAGGTCTCGGCACTCGCGGCACTCGGCCCGGCCCTGCGTTTCACGGCCGTTACGGGGGCCCCGTCAGCTGCGGTGCTTCATTCCCAGGCGGACGCCCTTCGGCGGCGCCGGCAGACGGAGAGCAGACGGCGGGCAGCTGCGCTCGGGGTCCGCCTGGTGATGCCGCTGGGGCTGTGTTCGCTGCCCGCGTTTGTGGCGCTGACCGTGGTGCCGCTGCTGATGTCTCTGCTTCCGGGGTGGACCTAA
- a CDS encoding bifunctional 3'-5' exonuclease/DNA polymerase: MYIVLAPGTGAAQAEDETWTLQETDDAGLPSAPAVVITRDRLAAAVRHYEQAPVRWVWETARGVYSRLLDDGITVERCHDLALVRGILRFAESVPPTPYIEKLRAAVDDPDPAPRQLLPVQHSPDQTSIFDTLDAPAGAAAGPQQATAAELAAELADQLEAIARSTSPAKLNLLAVAESTGGLIAVEMEKSGIPWRRDIHEALLRDTLGPRPPEGQRPEKLEHLVSELRRLLGNPGFNPDSPQELLRALHRAGIEVRSTRSWELQQQDHPAIEPLLEYKKLSRLLTANGWAWLDAWVDGGHFRPEYVVGGVVSGRWASRGGGALQIPKTVRDAVRPDPGHRLIVADAAQLEPRVLAALGQDNALATAARGKDLYQGIADRSFDGDRAKAKMAMLGAMYGATSGESGRLMPVLTRAYPQAIGVVERGARAGEAGQVVSSHLGRSSPPVSERWLRAQQSTSAEEQRRADSLARAQGRFTRNFVVQATAAEWALCWLAEIRRRLRAASSSSPAGELVFFLHDEVMLQVPAERVEEVSALVTEAAAAATRLLFGPIPLEFPVVAVAVDSYADAK; encoded by the coding sequence ATGTACATCGTCCTCGCACCCGGCACCGGCGCTGCCCAGGCGGAGGACGAGACCTGGACCCTGCAGGAAACCGACGACGCCGGCCTTCCGTCCGCGCCCGCCGTCGTGATTACCCGGGACCGGCTGGCCGCAGCCGTCAGGCACTACGAGCAGGCGCCGGTCCGCTGGGTCTGGGAAACCGCCCGTGGAGTCTATTCCCGGCTGCTGGACGACGGAATCACGGTGGAGCGCTGCCATGACCTCGCGCTGGTGCGCGGGATCCTGCGGTTTGCCGAATCGGTTCCTCCGACGCCGTACATCGAAAAGCTGCGCGCCGCGGTGGACGATCCCGATCCGGCGCCCCGCCAGCTGCTCCCCGTCCAGCACTCCCCCGACCAGACCTCGATCTTCGATACGCTCGACGCCCCCGCCGGAGCGGCGGCCGGTCCGCAGCAGGCCACCGCTGCCGAGCTCGCCGCCGAACTGGCGGACCAGTTGGAGGCGATCGCCCGTTCCACGTCGCCGGCGAAACTGAACCTGCTGGCCGTCGCGGAGTCCACCGGCGGCCTGATTGCTGTGGAAATGGAAAAATCCGGCATCCCGTGGCGCCGGGACATTCACGAAGCCCTGCTCCGGGACACCCTCGGCCCCCGGCCACCGGAGGGCCAGCGCCCCGAAAAGCTCGAACATCTGGTCTCGGAGCTGCGCCGGCTGCTGGGCAACCCCGGCTTCAATCCGGATTCCCCGCAGGAGCTGCTGCGCGCCCTGCACCGCGCAGGCATCGAGGTCCGCAGCACCCGCTCCTGGGAGCTGCAGCAGCAGGACCATCCCGCCATCGAGCCGCTGCTGGAGTACAAAAAGCTCTCCCGGCTCCTCACCGCCAACGGGTGGGCCTGGCTGGATGCCTGGGTGGACGGCGGCCACTTCCGGCCCGAATACGTGGTGGGCGGCGTGGTGTCCGGGCGGTGGGCCTCCCGCGGCGGCGGTGCGCTGCAGATTCCCAAGACGGTGCGGGACGCCGTTCGCCCGGACCCCGGCCACCGGCTGATCGTGGCCGACGCCGCGCAGTTGGAACCCCGGGTCCTCGCCGCCCTGGGGCAGGACAATGCACTGGCGACAGCAGCCCGCGGCAAGGACCTCTACCAGGGCATCGCAGACCGCAGTTTCGACGGCGACCGGGCCAAGGCAAAGATGGCAATGCTCGGGGCTATGTACGGTGCCACCAGCGGGGAATCGGGCCGGCTGATGCCGGTACTGACCCGCGCCTACCCGCAGGCCATCGGCGTGGTGGAACGCGGCGCGCGGGCCGGTGAAGCCGGGCAGGTGGTAAGCAGCCATCTGGGCCGCAGTTCACCGCCGGTATCGGAACGCTGGCTCCGCGCCCAGCAGAGCACCAGCGCCGAAGAGCAGCGCCGCGCCGATTCGCTGGCCCGCGCCCAGGGCAGGTTCACCCGCAACTTCGTGGTCCAGGCGACGGCGGCGGAATGGGCGTTGTGCTGGCTGGCGGAGATACGACGGCGGCTGCGGGCGGCGTCGTCGTCCTCCCCCGCAGGGGAACTGGTGTTTTTCCTGCATGACGAGGTGATGCTCCAGGTGCCGGCCGAACGGGTCGAGGAGGTCAGCGCACTGGTGACGGAAGCAGCGGCGGCGGCCACGAGACTGCTGTTCGGTCCGATTCCGCTGGAGTTCCCGGTGGTCGCCGTTGCCGTGGACTCCTACGCGGACGCCAAGTAG
- the nth gene encoding endonuclease III encodes MAKATGSDPSLLALKRRARRINRMLGEVYPYAVAELDFTNAFELLVATVLSAQTTDIRVNAVTPILFARYPDAKAMAEADEETLQEILRPTGFFRAKAASVKALSTRLVDEFDGEVPDRLEDLVTLPGVGRKTANVVLGNAFGVPGITVDTHFGRLSRRFGWTTATDPVKVEEDVAALFEPKDWTPLSNRVVFHGRRVCHAKKPACGACPVAQLCPSYGEGETDPAKARKLLKYELAPGREELHARMMAAETRAQLRAAGFGLEA; translated from the coding sequence GTGGCAAAGGCAACCGGCAGCGATCCGTCCCTCCTCGCTTTGAAGCGGAGGGCACGGCGGATCAACCGGATGCTCGGCGAGGTTTATCCCTACGCCGTGGCCGAGCTGGACTTCACCAACGCGTTCGAGCTGCTGGTGGCCACTGTGCTTTCGGCCCAGACCACGGACATCCGGGTTAATGCCGTCACGCCCATCCTGTTTGCCCGCTACCCCGATGCCAAGGCGATGGCGGAGGCCGACGAGGAAACGCTGCAGGAGATTCTCCGGCCCACCGGGTTCTTCCGAGCCAAAGCGGCCAGCGTGAAAGCGTTGTCCACCCGGCTGGTCGATGAGTTCGACGGCGAAGTGCCGGACCGGCTCGAGGACCTGGTCACCCTGCCCGGCGTCGGCCGGAAGACCGCCAACGTGGTGCTCGGCAATGCCTTCGGCGTTCCGGGCATCACGGTGGACACCCATTTCGGGCGCCTGTCCCGCCGGTTCGGCTGGACCACCGCCACGGACCCGGTGAAGGTGGAGGAAGACGTCGCGGCGCTGTTCGAGCCGAAGGACTGGACGCCGCTTTCCAACCGGGTGGTGTTCCACGGCCGGCGGGTCTGCCACGCCAAGAAACCCGCCTGCGGCGCCTGCCCCGTCGCCCAGCTCTGCCCCTCCTACGGCGAAGGCGAAACGGACCCCGCGAAGGCACGCAAGCTGCTCAAGTATGAGCTGGCGCCCGGCCGCGAGGAACTGCACGCCCGGATGATGGCCGCCGAAACCCGGGCCCAGCTTCGGGCCGCCGGCTTCGGCCTCGAAGCATGA
- a CDS encoding NUDIX hydrolase, with translation MSAYADLRALGVSAATRSTSFDANLELLRRSVDPATARRAAVLILFGNLDDRPADFRSAGVPAELDVLLVERAATLNDHPGQVAFPGGSLDAADAGPEAAALREAREETGLDPDGVTVLGTLPEVGLPVSNFLVTPVLGWWDRPTPVDVVDYGESASVFRVPVADLLNPENRRTAVITNGSRAYRSPAFLVNGVLVWGFTGIILNAVLDELGWTLPWDESREIVPAV, from the coding sequence ATGAGCGCCTACGCCGATCTGCGGGCGCTGGGCGTCTCCGCGGCTACCCGCTCCACCTCCTTCGACGCGAACCTGGAACTGCTGCGCCGCAGCGTGGACCCGGCCACGGCCCGCCGTGCCGCAGTGCTGATTCTCTTCGGCAACCTGGATGACAGGCCCGCGGACTTCCGCTCCGCCGGGGTGCCCGCCGAACTCGACGTCCTGCTGGTCGAGCGGGCAGCCACACTCAACGATCACCCCGGCCAGGTGGCCTTTCCGGGCGGCTCCCTGGATGCCGCCGATGCCGGACCGGAAGCCGCAGCCCTGCGCGAAGCCCGGGAAGAAACCGGGCTGGACCCCGACGGCGTCACGGTGCTGGGAACCCTGCCGGAAGTGGGACTGCCCGTCAGCAACTTCCTGGTCACCCCGGTGCTGGGCTGGTGGGACCGGCCCACGCCGGTGGACGTGGTGGACTACGGGGAATCGGCATCGGTGTTCCGCGTACCGGTGGCGGACCTGCTCAATCCGGAAAACCGGCGCACCGCGGTAATCACCAACGGCTCACGCGCTTACCGTTCTCCCGCCTTCCTCGTGAACGGGGTGCTGGTGTGGGGCTTCACCGGCATCATCCTCAACGCCGTGCTGGATGAACTGGGCTGGACCCTGCCCTGGGATGAGAGCCGGGAGATCGTTCCCGCTGTTTAG
- a CDS encoding alpha/beta fold hydrolase, whose protein sequence is MEHLDVLIIGAGLSGIGAACRLRMDHPGRSLALLETRGRPGGTWDLFRYPGIRSDSDLYTFGYDFRPWREEKAIADGPSILHYLKETAAEYGVDSLIRYHHRVLSADWSSRDAHWTVTVERTHTPEPGPDLAPAEPVGTGEILQLTAGWIFNAAGYYRYGEGYAPELPDRELFAGPIVHPQHWPEDLDVAGKRIAVLGSGATAVTLVPALAELGARVTMVQRTPTYILPVPAKDPLARRLRGVVGPERTGRIMAEVSARRQRYIWVFCQRWPNLARKLIRGIQSRKVPEGFELDKHLNPPYRPWDQRLCAVPDGDFFTALRSGSATVVTGLTTGFTERGLRLASGAEVEADVVVTATGFTIQVLGGMELKLDGVPVNLAEHVAYRGVMLSGVPNMAFAIGYTNASWTLKVGLLTQWFSRLLSSMDRHGYTSAVPVAPPGMPTRPLLDFGAGYVQRSLSSLPRQGLQAPWLMTMNFLADRRDLQKGALADEYLHFSGDAGRAGGAAGNAGRADDSAADRFVTLESGLRLCYRVEGPDDGEPVVLLSGLGLDLAAWPAEFVQGLAAAGYRVIRPDNRDAGRSGRMDTPAPTLLRQALGRPMPGAYRIEDMADDVAGLLEHLQVGRAHMVGMSLGGMIAQSVAAHHPDRVLTLTSLISTTGARDVGAAAFSTKRRFAARPPRTREEFIRARVALMRHLAGRTHPADPAREAELAGKAWDRGAYPDGGTARARQLGAINASGDRTEALTGIRVPTLVIHGDRDPIVHPSGGAATVAAIPGSRLATIPGMGHYFSPAVVPELLRLVTGHLAARTVDSV, encoded by the coding sequence ATGGAACACCTGGACGTGCTGATCATCGGCGCCGGTCTGAGCGGCATCGGCGCCGCCTGCCGCCTGCGCATGGACCATCCGGGGCGCTCCCTCGCCCTCTTGGAGACCCGCGGCCGCCCCGGCGGCACCTGGGATCTGTTCCGCTACCCCGGAATCCGCTCCGACTCGGACCTCTACACCTTTGGTTATGACTTCCGGCCGTGGCGTGAAGAGAAAGCCATTGCCGACGGCCCCAGCATCCTGCACTACCTCAAGGAGACCGCCGCCGAATACGGCGTGGATTCCCTGATCCGCTACCACCACCGCGTACTCTCCGCGGATTGGTCCAGCCGGGACGCGCACTGGACCGTCACGGTGGAGCGCACGCACACGCCGGAACCCGGCCCTGACCTTGCCCCGGCCGAACCGGTGGGGACCGGGGAGATCCTGCAGCTCACCGCCGGCTGGATCTTCAATGCCGCCGGCTACTACCGCTACGGGGAGGGCTACGCGCCGGAGCTCCCCGACCGGGAACTGTTCGCCGGACCGATAGTGCACCCGCAGCACTGGCCCGAGGACCTCGACGTCGCAGGTAAGCGGATTGCCGTACTCGGCAGCGGCGCTACGGCCGTCACCCTGGTCCCGGCGCTGGCGGAGCTGGGCGCCCGCGTGACGATGGTCCAGCGCACGCCCACCTATATCCTTCCCGTTCCGGCGAAGGATCCCCTGGCCCGGCGGCTGCGCGGCGTCGTCGGCCCGGAACGCACCGGCCGGATCATGGCCGAGGTCAGCGCCCGCCGACAGCGGTACATCTGGGTGTTCTGCCAGCGGTGGCCGAATTTGGCCCGGAAGCTCATCCGCGGTATCCAGTCCCGCAAGGTCCCGGAGGGTTTCGAGCTGGATAAGCACCTGAATCCGCCGTACCGGCCCTGGGACCAGCGGCTGTGCGCGGTGCCGGACGGCGATTTCTTCACCGCCCTGCGCAGCGGCAGCGCAACCGTGGTTACGGGCCTGACCACGGGGTTTACCGAGCGCGGCCTCCGTCTGGCCTCCGGAGCGGAAGTGGAGGCCGATGTCGTGGTGACCGCCACCGGATTCACCATCCAGGTCCTGGGCGGTATGGAACTGAAGCTCGACGGCGTGCCGGTGAACCTGGCCGAGCACGTTGCCTACCGCGGAGTGATGCTCAGCGGCGTCCCCAACATGGCCTTCGCCATCGGCTACACCAACGCTTCCTGGACGCTGAAGGTCGGGCTGCTGACGCAGTGGTTCTCGCGCCTGCTTAGCTCCATGGACCGGCACGGCTACACATCGGCGGTCCCCGTGGCACCGCCGGGCATGCCCACCCGGCCGCTGCTGGACTTTGGCGCCGGGTATGTCCAGCGCAGCCTGTCGTCCCTGCCCCGGCAGGGCCTGCAGGCTCCCTGGCTGATGACCATGAACTTCCTGGCCGACCGGAGGGACCTGCAGAAGGGCGCACTGGCAGACGAGTACCTGCACTTCAGCGGCGACGCCGGCAGGGCCGGCGGTGCCGCGGGCAACGCCGGCCGGGCCGACGATTCAGCGGCAGACCGGTTCGTCACCCTCGAGTCCGGGCTGCGGCTGTGTTACCGGGTCGAGGGACCCGACGACGGCGAGCCGGTGGTCCTGCTGTCCGGTCTCGGCCTGGACCTGGCGGCGTGGCCGGCGGAATTCGTACAGGGCCTGGCTGCTGCCGGTTACCGCGTCATCCGGCCGGATAACCGGGACGCCGGCCGCTCCGGCCGGATGGATACACCCGCCCCCACGCTGCTGCGTCAGGCACTGGGCCGGCCGATGCCCGGCGCCTACCGGATTGAGGACATGGCCGACGACGTCGCGGGGCTGCTGGAGCATCTGCAGGTGGGCCGGGCACACATGGTGGGGATGTCGCTGGGCGGCATGATCGCCCAGTCCGTGGCCGCTCATCACCCGGACCGCGTCCTGACCCTGACCTCCCTCATCTCCACCACCGGAGCCCGGGATGTGGGCGCCGCAGCTTTCTCCACCAAGCGCCGGTTCGCGGCGCGGCCGCCGCGGACCCGGGAGGAGTTCATCCGGGCGCGGGTAGCTCTGATGCGTCATCTTGCCGGGCGGACCCACCCGGCGGATCCGGCAAGGGAAGCCGAACTGGCCGGCAAGGCGTGGGACCGCGGAGCCTATCCGGACGGCGGGACGGCCCGGGCACGGCAGCTCGGTGCCATCAATGCCTCCGGCGACCGCACCGAGGCCCTGACCGGAATCCGGGTTCCGACCCTTGTAATCCACGGCGACCGGGATCCGATTGTGCATCCCAGCGGAGGCGCGGCGACGGTGGCCGCGATTCCCGGTTCACGGCTGGCCACGATCCCCGGTATGGGCCACTACTTCTCCCCCGCGGTGGTGCCCGAACTGCTGAGGCTCGTCACCGGGCATCTGGCTGCCCGCACGGTGGATTCCGTCTGA